One region of Clostridiaceae bacterium genomic DNA includes:
- the yqfD gene encoding sporulation protein YqfD, with translation MLLLKLWNFIRGYIVICVEGYFLEKFLNICTHRQIFLWDIKKHKGTSLIMKISIRGFRALRPIARKTKCRVSIIDKKGLPFMLNRYRRRKTFVAGAFIFIAVIYFLTSFIWEVEVSGNKELDQQYLLDRLSAVGVKPGVIKYGIDTDKVVNYLMHNIKELSWVSVSLRGTKVKVEVAERREIPELIDINTPCDIVAARDGIIKNIIVKNGVGVQKAGDTVVKGQVLISGLIPIRGTDGEVKPVHAMGSVIARTWYEENVKVSQQVIEKVRTGNYVDNIYISLIIKSFNLINREIKFENYDKIEIKKRVKLGEDIILPLEYVIERYYEEKDVIKEIDIEEAKELAAIEAEKNVLEKIPDNAKIVKSDLEYIDLEDGTTIARMTVECEEEIGVKKRLEETD, from the coding sequence ATGCTGCTTCTTAAGCTGTGGAACTTCATTAGAGGCTATATTGTTATTTGTGTAGAGGGATATTTTCTGGAGAAATTTCTGAATATTTGTACCCATAGGCAAATTTTTCTTTGGGATATAAAAAAGCACAAGGGAACCAGTCTTATAATGAAAATCAGTATAAGAGGGTTCAGGGCTTTACGCCCGATTGCAAGAAAGACAAAGTGCAGAGTGTCTATTATAGATAAAAAAGGATTGCCCTTTATGCTTAACAGATACAGAAGGAGAAAAACATTTGTTGCCGGGGCTTTTATTTTTATAGCGGTAATATATTTTTTAACTTCATTTATCTGGGAAGTCGAAGTGTCCGGAAATAAAGAACTGGACCAGCAATATCTATTGGACAGACTCTCTGCGGTCGGAGTGAAACCGGGGGTAATAAAATATGGAATAGATACTGATAAAGTCGTAAACTATTTAATGCATAATATTAAGGAACTGTCCTGGGTAAGTGTTTCTCTGAGAGGTACGAAGGTAAAAGTTGAAGTAGCCGAAAGAAGAGAGATACCTGAGCTTATTGATATTAATACACCATGTGATATTGTAGCGGCAAGAGATGGTATTATCAAAAATATAATAGTTAAAAACGGTGTAGGAGTGCAAAAAGCGGGAGATACCGTTGTAAAGGGGCAGGTACTTATTTCTGGTTTAATACCCATCAGAGGTACTGATGGGGAAGTAAAGCCGGTTCATGCCATGGGTTCTGTAATTGCGAGGACCTGGTACGAAGAAAATGTTAAAGTGAGCCAGCAGGTTATAGAAAAAGTTAGAACGGGAAATTATGTAGACAATATTTATATTTCCTTAATAATCAAATCATTTAATTTAATTAACAGAGAGATAAAATTTGAAAACTATGATAAAATAGAGATAAAAAAAAGAGTTAAACTTGGAGAAGATATTATACTTCCTCTTGAATATGTAATCGAGAGGTATTATGAGGAGAAAGATGTAATTAAGGAAATAGATATTGAAGAAGCTAAAGAGCTTGCCGCTATTGAGGCGGAAAAAAATGTACTTGAAAAAATCCCCGACAATGCTAAGATAGTAAAAAGTGATTTGGAATATATTGATTTAGAAGATGGTACAACTATTGCAAGAATGACGGTGGAATGTGAAGAAGAAATCGGGGTAAAAAAAAGATTGGAGGAAACTGATTGA
- the yqfC gene encoding sporulation protein YqfC gives MAANRMKKNVHRKDEKPKVRLKEKITEALELPKEVILNIPKITIFGCKDILIENYKGIIEYDNERIRINTGSGVIKITGSNLNIREITSEDVIVNGIIDSIEFLR, from the coding sequence ATGGCTGCAAATAGAATGAAAAAGAATGTTCACCGTAAAGATGAAAAGCCCAAAGTAAGATTAAAGGAAAAAATAACTGAAGCTCTTGAGCTCCCAAAAGAGGTTATATTAAATATACCCAAGATAACTATATTCGGGTGTAAAGATATACTTATAGAAAATTACAAGGGAATTATTGAATATGATAATGAAAGAATCAGGATAAATACTGGTTCTGGTGTCATTAAAATAACCGGAAGTAATTTAAACATAAGAGAAATTACTTCTGAGGATGTTATTGTAAACGGAATAATCGATTCAATAGAGTTTCTCAGATAG